Within Halorussus sp. MSC15.2, the genomic segment CCTCCGTGACGAGCGACCGGACCGCTTCCCACCCGGCGACCGGGGTTTCGAGACCGGTCTTGGTCCCGATGTCGTCGTTCCGGTCGACGCAGACTACCAGCGTACTCATGTCGCGTAGCTGAATCCAGACGGTCCCGCGTTAAAAACCCTCGTGCTTGGGCGGCGTCGCGGGATTCGGCGGCGGTCGGAGTCGGAACTCGCCGAGCGAAGTCGGCGCGAGCACCGACCTCAGAACCGCGCGAAACTCGGCACGCTCCCGGCGACGCCGTGGCCGACTTTCCGTCCGGCACCCAGCGCGTAGTGGCGCACGCTCCGGTAGAGCGGTTGGCGGTGACCGTGAATCTCGGCGTCGCCGTCGGTGAAGGCCCGGACGACGTGGTCGCGGTCGATATCGGCCTTCGAGGACGCGCCCTCGACGGTGAGTTCGGTGTAGGCACGGCCGAGGTACTTCGCGGAGTGAGCGTCGCTGGCCGCGACGCCGGGGTAGTCGTTGCGGGCCGCGAACTGGCGCGCGCGGCGGTTCCGGTAGCCCGTGAATATCCACGAGTTGTACACCTCGATGGCGTCGCAATCGGTGATTCGCCCCTTCCGAACCCCGTGACGCGTGCGCTGGAACGGGTGGGGAACGACCGCGACTCCGCCGCTGTCGCGGATTTCGGCGACCGTCTCGTCGAGCGGTCGGTGGGGTTCTGGGCGCTCCTCGACGCCGATAGCGAGCAGGTGGCCCGCCGCGGTGGAGACCTCGACCCCCGGAACGCCGACGAGTCCGTACTCCGGGGCGAGTTCCGCCGCCCGGAGCGACTCCCGGATGGTGTCGTGGTCGGTCACCACGATGCCATCGAGACCGATGTCGCTGGCCTGCGCCAGCAGGAGTTCGACGGGTTCGTGCCCGTCGTAGGACCCCTCCGAGTGGACGTGCGGGTCGATGGTTATCGTCGTCTCTGAGGCCATTTGCAATCTCTAGCGCCCGAAACGGCAAAAGTCCAGCCATCGAAACACCCGACGGACTCGATGCCGGACCTGACCCTCGAATCGGAGGAGTGGTACGTCCTCACGAACTGGTTGTGCGAGCGAGAGAACCGACTGCAGTACGCGCTCCGGTCGAAGTCCCGGGAGTGGGAGTTCGTCCACGAACTCCGGCGAGAGATAGAGACCCAGAACGCCGGCGGTGAGACCGACGGCGCACCGCAGACCGTCGCGCTCTCGGACCGGCAGGTGACGTACCTCTCGTCGTTCCTGCGGAGACGGGCGCGGAAACTGCTCCTCTTCCCGTGGCGCGACCGGGAGCGTCGGGACGTGCGCCACCTCCGGGACCACCTGCTCGAAGAGAGCGGGCTAGCGGAGGAGACTGAACGCTCGGATTAGTCGGCGTCCGCGGGGTCTACGACCGAGTCGGACTCGGTATCCACGCCCACGCGGTCGCAGAGGTCCGACATGGGGCACTCGTCGAGTCCGTCGAGACACGCGGGCTTCCGAGCTGAGCAGTACTCCCGACCGAACTGGATGCTCGCGGTGTGACCGAATCCGCACTTCTCGTCCGGAACCTCTCGCTCAAGTACCGCCCGGACCGCCTCGTGGTCGGCGTCGGCGGGCGCGACGCCGAGCCGCCGGTAGATGCGGTGGACGTGCGTGTCCACGGGAAAGACGCCGGACCGTCCGCCGGCGAACAGCAGGACGCAGTCGGCGGTCTTGGGACCCACGCCGTCCATATCGAGGAGGGCGGTGCGGACCTCCTCGGGGTCGCGCTCCCTGACGAACGCGTCGAACGCGGCCGCGCTCCCGTACTCGTCCAGCACTCGCGCGGCGACCGTGGTCAGCACGTCGGCCTTCCGGTTGTAGAGTCCGGCCGACCGGATGGTGTCGGCGAGTTCGTCGTGGTCGGCGTCGGCGAGCGCGGCGGCGAGGTCGGCCGCGTCGTCCCCGTCGCCTGTTCCATCTGCGTCGCTTGCACCGTTCCCGTCGTCCGCACCGCCGTACCGCTCCGTCAGCGCGTCGTGGGCGGGTTGGCTCGCCACGTCGCTGGTGTTCTGGCTCAGAATCGTCCGGACTAAACACTCGAAGGCGTCGCGTCCGCCGTATGTCTTCTGCCAGTAGAGGTCGCCGAGACGGTCCACGACCGCTTCGGCGCGGGTGGCGGCCTCGCCCGACGCGAACTCGGCGGGCGAACTCACTTCGGCCTCGCCGCCGCTGATGTTCTCCGCGGGTTCGGAGTTCTCCGGCATGTGTCCCGTTTGGGGCTGAAACCGTTTACCGTTACGGATAGAGTTATTGTGTTCTCCTCGGAGTCGTCCGTATGGGTCTTTTTAGCCGGGATTCTGACGACACCGACGACACCGACGACGTTCTCGCCGAGGCGCTGGTCGGCGAGGCGGAGGGGGAGACCGTCACCGAAGCAGCGCTGACGAACGCGCGCCGCCGAAAGTGGCTCCGGAACCGGTCGTACCTCTCGGAACCGGTCCTCTCGCACCTCGACGACGAGAGGCTCCACCACGTCTACTTCGACCCGAAGTCGGGGTACCGGCGGGGAGACGCCACCGAGTCTCCGTATCGAAAGCGCGGCGCTTGCTTCGCGTTCACCGGCCGACGACTCCTCCTAATCGTCGGAAAGAAGCGCGAGGACGAGCGACTCGAAATCGACTACGAGGACGTTTCGGGTGTAGACGTGGACTCCGAGGCGGGCGAACTGACGCTCCGACTCGACGACGGCGCGCCGGTCACCTTCGCACCGAAGACCGGCCCGAGCGACCCCGAAACCCTCTCGGAACGCGACTGGGTGGTCCTCGCGGAGTTCCTCGACGAGTACGCCGGCGCGCCGGTCCCCGCCAGCGACTCCGAACTGGCCGACGCGGCTTCTCGCCGACACCGCGCACGCGGTCTCACCGAGTCCGTCGAGGGTCCCGCGACGGTCGAACTGATGGAGACCTACCTCGGGCGGTACCCACGGGGCGACGGCGAGGACGAGCGCCCCGTCCGCGTCGCGCCGTTCGACGACCTCCGGCGGCGGGACTTCGACGCTTTCGACGAGGTGCGAACCGACCGAGAGGGCGTGCTCGTCGTCTCTCGTACCCGACTCCTCCTCGACGTCGAGCGCGAGCGCCTGCGACCCGAAGGCGTCTGGGTAGAGCAGATTCGACAGGCGGCCGGACTCTCGAAGAAACGAGGATACGACGACGAGGACTTCCTCGACCGCGGCACGGACATGCTCGAAATAGACTACCGGTCGGTCGAAACCACCTTCACACGAGACCTCGACCCCGTCGAGACGGAGATTCGGTTCGCGGACCTCGCGAGCGACGGCGCGGCCGCCGACGGTCGGTGGTTGGTCCTCCGGGAGCGAAACGACGACCCGCTCCGGATTCGGACGGAGTCCGAGGCGATGGCCCTCGCGCTCTCGAAGTTCGTCGCCAAGTACGGTCCCCAGTGACTGCTCGACTCAGTTTTCGCGCGTTACCGAGAGCGTCACCGTCAGTTCCGCCCCATCTGCCAGCGCCGCCACGAGGTCTCTGTCGAACCCCTCTGCCGCGAATTCCGCGCCGACCAGAATCGTCCGGTCGTCCACGTAGTCGCTGGTCCGGCCCACCGCGCTCCGGTCGCTCTCGAATTCGAGGTCCGGGTGGCCGCGGCCGACGACCGTCTCGGTGTGGCCTGCGGCCTCGAACGTCGCGGTAATCGTCGCGTCGGCGTTCTGGCAGGCCGCGACGAACTCGTCGTCGAAGTCGGCCGGAGCGCGGTCCGCCTCGATGCCGAGGATGCAGTCGCCCGCGGGCGTGAGATAGTCGTCGGTCGTCACCTCGAAGGTGCTGGCGTGGGCGGCCGAGACGTTCTCGTGACCGCGCGCGTGGAGCACTTCGTCCATGGGGACGGATTTCGACAGCGGACACTTGAATCGCGGGAAACCGACTGCGGTGGCCGGTCCGAAGTGGCTGGGCGGACCGACGACACTTGACGAACTACCGCACCACAGTCACCGTGACCGCGCCGCAGGCGCACTCGTAGGCGCGGCGCTCGCCCGCGTCGGTCGTCATCCGGAGCATCAACTCGTCCTCGCCGAGGGTGCGCTGACAGTTACGGGCGTCGCAGGCACACCGCAGGTCTTCGAGCATACCCGAACGTGGTCCCGCCATCCTACTTAAATTGAGCCATGGGCGCGGTGAAAGTGAAAGTGGTCGGCTCCGGTACGTAAAACCTATCTGGTGTGGGTGTAGTTGCCCGTGTATGTCCCTCACCGACTGGACGGGCGCGGCGGTCGAACCGTCCGCCGGAGCCGAGCCGCCCTCCCCCGACGAGTGGCACCCGGTCGAACTACCGGGCCGCCCCGAGCGGTTCGCAGACGCCGACGCCGTGGCGTACCGAACCGAGTTCGCCGACCCCCGCGCCGCCGACGAGCGAGCGACCCTCGAACTCCGCGGGTTGTTCGCCCACGCTCGCATCTGGCTGAACGGCGAGTTGCTCGGCGAACACGACGCCTACTTCGTCCCCGCGCGTACGAAGTGGACCTCGAAACCGACAACGAACTGGTCGTCGAGTGTCGCGCCCCCGAATCGTACGGCGGCGTCTACGCGACCGACCGAGTCCCGGACGAGCAGGCGGTCCCGGGCATCTGGTGGGCCGCGGACCTCGAAACGCATCCAGAGACGTTCGTGGACACGCTCTCGCTGACGCCCCGGCGGACCGACGACGGCGCGGTCATCGACGCCGAGTTGGCCGTCGAGGCGGGCGAGGCGCTGGACGAGCGCATCTCGCTGTCAGTGCGCCCGCAGGGGTTCCGGGGCGGCGGCGTAATGGAACGCGCTCGAATCGAGGCCGACGCGGGCGAGCGCGCTGTCGTCGAGAAGACGCTCGAACTCCGCGACCCGGCTTACTGGTGGCCCGCGGGTCACGGCCCGCAACACCGGTACGCGGTCCGGGCGAAACTCGGCGACTCCGAACGGGTCGTGAAGACCGGTCTCTCCGAAATCCGCGACGCCGGGGACGACGGATTGGTCGTCAACGGACAGGAAGTCCGGGGACGTGGGTTCTCGCTCCTCCCGACGGGCGACCCGACGTGGGACGTCGAACGGGCCGCCAACGCCAACGCGAACGTCGTCCGCGCGTACGGCCACGTCCCGCCCGCCGAGTTCTACGAGGCCGCCGCCGAGGCGGGCCTGCTGGTCTGGCAGGACCTCCCCATCTCCGGGGCGGGCGAGTCGGCCGGAACCGACCCGGACCGCGCGACGGCGTTGGCAGAGACCCTCTCGTCGTCGGTCGAGCGCCACCCCTGCGTGGCCGCGTTCGGCGTCCGCGCCGACCCGACCGACCACCTCGCGGGCGTCGGTCCCTCCCGTCTCGCCCGGTACAAGGTCCGCTGGCGAGCGTGGCGCGCGAACTACGACGCCACCGCGGACCGCGAACTCGCCAAGACCTTCCCCGACGACACGACAGTGTTCCCTGTCTCCGGCGCGCCCGGCATCGACCCCGACGCCGCACACGTCTACCCCGGATGGCAGTACGGCGACGCCGACGACGCCGAGTGGGTCCTCGACAAGTACGACTGTACGGGCGCGGTCGGCGCGTTCGGCGCGGGGTCGCTCACCGCGGCGGAGGGCCACGACGCCGCCGGGTTCGACGCCGACGCCCACGACGCCTACGTCGCCGGAAACGTCGAGACGTTGGGCGGCGACGAAGCGACCCCCGTCGAGGCCTCTCAGACGTATCAGACGCGGGTCCTCAAGCACGTCACCGAGACGCTCCGCCGCCGGGGCACCGGCCTGCTCGTGGCCGACGCGCTCCGGGACGCCGACGCCGGGGCGGGCATGGGCGTGCTGGCGGCCGACGGGTCCGAGAAGGACGGGTACGAGGCGATGGCGGCCTCGCTGGAACCCGTACAGGTCGTGCTCGACGGGTACCCGACGCACGGTTCGACCAGAGAGTTGACGGTCATCAACGACACGCCCGAGGCGGTGTCGGGCACGGTCTCGTGGACCGCCGGTGACCGGACCGGCGGGTCCGACGTGGAGGTCGAAGCCTACGGTCGTTCGCGTGCCGGGACGCTGGAGGTTCCAGACGACGCCCGAGCGGTCGAACTCTCCTTCGGGCGTGCCGACGGAGCCGTCCAGAACATCTACCCGCTGTAGCGTCCGGCGGTGTTTATTACCCCACCGAAGAGTGTGGGAAGGCCTTACACGGCCGTTAGCGGACGTGTGAACGGTTTCCACGCCCCAATTCAACGCAACATTTATATATACACAGCGAATATTTGCAGATACCAGAACGCCACGAGCGTTCGGCAAGCATCGCGCGACAAATGACATGGGACTATTGTCAACGGTCGATTGCCAGTTGTAGACAGCAGTTGCTGTCGTCCACTGGCTCGCCGAACGCCGAGGCGGGCATGGAATCGAGGTTAAATTAGCATGGTAAGTGTAACAGAAGAGGAACTTCAGAACAAGTCGAAAGGCGAACTAATCAAACTTGCGGGCCAGCTCCGAGACCGACGAAACGAGCTGAATCAGAAGGCCAGCAAGCGCGCCTCCAAGCGTGACGACCTGAACGCCAAGACCCGCGAGAAGGTCGACGAGGCTCAGGAACACCGCGAGAAGCGCGACGAACTGAACGAGCAGGTTCAGGAGCACAAGGAGAAGCGCAACGAACTCAACGCGAAGGCCAACGAACTGTTCGACGAAGTCGAGCAGAAGAAGTCCGACCTCGAACTCAACGAGGGAAAGGACATCGAGGAACTCGAATCTGAAATCGAAGACCTCGAATTCAAGCAGCAGACCGAGGTCCTCTCGACCGAGGAGGAGCGCGAACTCATCGAGAAAATCGAGGCCAAGCGCGAGAAGCTTCAGGACCGAAAGGAGAAGCTCAACGACAGCGAGGACCTCGAAGGACTCGTCGAGGAAGCCGAAGAGGTTCGCGCCGAAGCTAGCCGTCACCACGAGAAGGTGACCGAACTCGCGGACAAGGCCCAAGAGCATCACAACCAGATGATTGAGGCCTACCGCGAAGCCGACGAGATTCGCGACGAGGCCGACGAGATGCACGAGAGCTTCGTGGAGGCCCAGGAGGCCGCCGACCAGCACCACGAGGACTTCGTGCGCGTCCAGAAGCGCCTGCGCGAACTCGACAAGCAGGAAGAGGAAGAGCGCAAGACCGAGAAGGAGAAGGAGCGCGAAGAGGCCAAGGAAGAGGCCGAGGAAATCTACCAGCAGTTCAAGGACGGCGAGACCCTCGACACCGAGGACCTCATGAAGCTCCAGAAGACGGGTCTGCTGTAAACTCCGTAGTTCTGCGGCATTAGTTTCTCAGTTCTTCAGTTTCGGGTAGCGGTGGCTTCATCGGTAGTGGTCGACGGGGTGGTACGGATTTACCACTTCGCTACTATCGAAGCCCGCGACCCCACGTCACAGCACTGCGATTTTGGTAGTCTCGTCCGCGTAGTGGCCTCGTCTGCACTAGCTTCTGCCGGTACGAACGAGTCACCGCAACCGTACCGCACCGCGATAGCCTCACACCCCCTCGTCGGCCGCCCGAACGCGGCGACTCCACCGGCGGACAGACCGCGTCCGCCGAGCAGTCGTTCGCGACGCTCACGACGACCTCGCGCAGCGGGCGCGACACGAGGTCGCGCTCGTACGCGCCGACCACAGTCGGTGGACGAACCGTCGGAATTTCGAGGAGAGAGGCCTCTTTCGGGCGGTCGTATACACCCCAGTTCTACGAGTCGGACGCTTGGACCAGCGACAGTGGCGTGTGGTGCCTCGTGACAGAGCTAACGAACGTTTAAATATCGAGACACCCAACCCAAAATCGTGCCGTCCACGGTCCGAGGTTCCGGCGTCACGGAATTCCAGACGCCCGACCGCGCGATGCGTATGCGTACGCCGAGCAACGCATAACGTCGGGAGGACCCACCCGGACCGTGGCACGCGGACGGTTTTTCGCGGTGGCGAAACCCGACCGAGCGGTCGAGTCGCCACCGAACGTCTACCAGCGAATCCCATCGACCAGCGCCATGCCCGAACACGAAAATCGGCGGGTTTTACACCCGCCACGAAGGATTGGATAGTATGAGCCACGACGACTTTCCCACGGAGAAGCCAGCGGTGGTGACCTGTGGACTGCCGTACGCCAACGGCGACCTCCACATCGGCCACCTCCGGACGTACATCAGCGGGGACGCCTACGCACGGTCCCTAGAGAAGTTAGGGCAGGAGACCGCCTTCGTCTCGGGGTCCGACATGCACGGGACCCCGGTCGCGGTCAACGCCGAGAAGGAGGGCGTCTCTCCCGAGGAGTTCGCCTTGGAACACCACGAGAAGTACGCCGAGACGTTCCCCCGGTTCGGCGTCGAGTTCGACAACTACGGCCACACCCACGACGAGACCAACACCGAACTCACGCAGGAGTTCGTCCGGTCGTGGATAGACGCGGGCCACGTCTTCGAGAAGGAGATTCAGGTCGCGTGGGACCCCGAGGCCGACACGCCCCTGCCCGACCGCTTCGTTGAGGGGACCTGCCCGTACTGCGGCGCGAAGGCCCGCGGCGACGAGTGCGACGAGGGGTGTCAGCGCCACCTCGAACCCGGCGAAATCGAGGACCCGGTGAGTACCATCACCGGGAACCCCGCCGAGTACCGCACTCGCGAACACGAGTTCCTGCGACTCTCCGACTTCCAGGAGTACCTCGAAGGGTTCATCGACCGACTCGAAGGCACCAGCAACGCGCGAAACCAGCCCAGAGAGTGGATAGAGGGCGAACTACAGGACCTCTGTATCACGCGCGACATGGACTGGGGCATCGACTACCCCGGCGAGGGGAAAGAAGACCTCGTCCTCTACGTCTGGGTGGACGCCCCCATCGAGTACGTCGCCTCCACCAAGCAGTACACCGAGCGCGTCGGCGAGGACGTGTTCGACTGGGAGGAAGTCTGGAAGGACGGCGCGCCGGAGGCGGGTGCCGAGGGCGAGACCGAAGACGAGACGTGGGCCGAGGCCGACACGGGCGAAATCGTCCACGTCATCGGCCGCGACATCATCCAGCACCACACCGTCTTCTGGCCGTCGATGCTCCGAGGCGCGGGCTACAACGAACCCCGTGCGGTGATGGCCAGCGGGTTCGTCAACCTCGACGGCGACGCGTTCTCGACCAGTCGCAACCGCGCGGTCTGGGCCGACGACTACCTCGACGAGGGGTTCCACCCGGACCTCGTGCGGTACTACCTGACCACCACCGGCGGGTTCCAGCAGGACGTGGACTTCTCGTGGGAGAAGTTCCAAGAGCGCGTGAACGGCGAGTTGGTCGGCACGCTCGGCAACTTCGCCTACCGGAGTCTGCTGTTCGCGGCCCGCAACTACGGCGGCGCGCCGGACGCCGACACCTCCGCGGAGGTCGCCGAGCGCATCGAGGAGGCCGTCTCGGAGTTCGAGGCCGCGGTGAACGACTACTCGCTCAAAAAAGGCGGGCGACACCGCCGTCGCGCTGGCGGGATTCGGCAACGAGTACATCCAGCGCAACGAACCGTGGAACCTCACCGACGACGACCCCGAACGGGCCGAGCAGGTCATCTACGACTGCGTCCAGATAGCCAAGGCCGTTGCGGTCCTCTCGGCACCCATCCTCCCCGACAAGGCCCAGCGCCTCTGGGAGCAGTTGGGCGAGGCGGAGTCGGTCCACGACGCCGACCTCGACACCTGCCTCGAATCGCCGCCGGGCGACTTCGGCGAACCCGACGAACTGTTCGAGCAGATAGAGGACGAACGCGTCGAGGAACTGAACGAGAAGTTGCAGGAGCGAGTCGAAGCGGCGACGGAAGAAGCGAACGAAGACGACGACAACGAGGAGACTGACACCGTGAGCGACATCGACATCGAACCCGTCAGCGACGACCGCATCAGCTTCGAAGAATTCCAAGACCTCGACGTCCGCGTGGGCGAAATCGAGGTCGCCGAACCCATCGAGGGCGCGGACGACCTCGCGCGCCTCGAAGTGGACATCGGCGTCGAGACCCGCCAAATCGTCGCGGGCATCAAGCAACTCCACGACCTCGACGAACTTCCGGGCACGAAGGTCGTCGTCGTGGCGAACCTCGAACAGGCCGAACTGTTCGGCGTCGAGAGCAACGGCATGGTGCTCGCTGCGGGCGAGGACGCCGACCTGCTGACGACCCACGGCGACAGCGTCCCGGGCACGAAGGTCAAGTAAGCCCTTCCTGACGATTTTCCGGACAGTATCGGTCTACTATAGATGAACGTCGAGGACGGTTACTATTGAGACCGGGACGTACGAGGTTCGACAGTCGGAGGGTATTATTCGGACGTGAAACCGACCCGAATCTCGGCTACCGCCTCCGTTACAGGTCCGACGCCGTCCTGATTGGTTGCACACATATCTCTCGACAGACAATAATTACAAAATCACTAATAGAATAATTTAGTCTATTCTTAATCTAATTAATCTCTCAATTGTATAAAAACTGCAGCACTGAGCTACATCCCCAAAGTGATTGAAATTATAACACCTTATGTTTCAGACGTTCCTATCATCGGATGCAGTCCCCATGACCCGAAGCACCTCCAACCGACGTGCGTTCCTGAAGAAGGCAGCGCTGACGACCACTGTCGCTGGCGGCGCGCTCGCCAGCGCTCAGCCCGCCGCCGCGGCCGACCAGAAGGTGATTCTTGAGGGCAACGGTGGGAGCGGAAGCTACCACGTTTACGTCAACGACCCGAACGCGTCGGCCGTCAGCAGTACGCTCGAAAGCTCCGACGGCGTCGACAACAGCTCTACCAGTTCGCGACTTTCGGGCGAACTCAGTGACGGTGACCGCGACGAGTACACGTTCGACGGGCAGGTGACCGGCGTAGGCCTTCGCGGCGACGTGTGGCTCGAGGTCGTGAATCCCAACGGCATCAACCGTGGCGGTCGCCTCGACATCGAGGGCGGTGGCGATTCCAGCTACTGGGTCAAAGCCAGTCGAGACATGCGTGACGAGTACGGCAACCTCGAATCCAGCGACAGTGTGAGTGACGATACCTGTGACGGTACGCTCGACTTCAGCGACACGGACAGTTACTACCTCGACGGTACGATTTACGCCGTCAACGCGAGCGTCGCCGACGGGGACTCGGTCATCATCAATCACGACCTCTGAGTCCGGCCCTCGAACATCATTTTTATCGGTGTTTAGTCAGAGGTCGTCCACGACTTCCGCCAACTCCTCGGTCGGGATTATCTCCATCGTCTGGGCGTCGAGACCGTGGCGCTCCAGCGCGACCCCGGCCTGATACGCCGCGTTCCGGTCCGGTGCCTCCATGACCACGAGGAAGTCGTACTCGCCGAGGATGGCGTACGTGTGTTTCAGGTCGGCGTGCTGGTCTTCGAGGTCCGACCGGATGTCGCCCCAGACTGACGTGAGTTCCTGCGCGTTCTGGAAGTCAGTCCGGACGTCCACGAGGGAGGCGTACTGTGGCATAACTATTCCATTCGGAAGCGATGCAATAAGGGGTTGTGGCTAGCGGAACAACTCGATGGTGAGTGAACTCTGGGCCAATCACCGGGGGTTTTTGGCCCGGACGGGCGTACGCCGACCCATGAGAAACGCCAAAATCGTCTGTACGCTGGGACCGGCCTCCGACTCCCGGCGTACTATCCGGGAACTGGCAGAGGCCGGGATGACGCTCGCCCGACTCAACGCCAGTCACGGCACGCGAGAAGACCGCGCAGAACTCATCGACCACGTCCGGACCGTGGACGAGACGACCACCAACCCCCTCGCGGTGATGGTGGACCTTCAGGGTCCCGAGATTCGGACCGCAGAGGTCGAGGAGCCGATTCACCTCGAAACCGGGTCCACCGTCCGGTTCGTGGCGGGCGACACCGCCACGCCCGAGGAAGTCGGCCTGAGTTACTCCATCACCAACGTCGAACCCGGCGACAAGGTACTGCTGGACGACGGCCGCATCGAGACGACCGTCGAGGAGACCGATGGGGAGACGGTCCTCGCGCACGTGGAGAGCGGCGGCGAACTGAGCAGTCGAAAGGGCGTCAACGTCCCCGGCGTCGACCTCGACCTCGACGTCGTGACCGGGAAGGACCGCCGTGACCTCGAACTCGCGGCCGAGAAGGGCGCGGATTTCGTCGCTGCGAGTTTCGTCCGGAGCGCCGAGGACGTCCTCGAAGTGAGCGAGGTGTTGGAGGAACTGGGCGCTGACATCCCCATCATCGCCAAAATCGAGCGCAGGGGCGCGGTCGAGAACCTCGACGAGATAATCGGGGCGGCCTACGGCGTGATGGTCGCCCGCGGGGACCTCGGCGTCGAGTGTCCGCTCGAAGACGTGCCGATGATTCAAAAGCGCATCATCCGGAAGTGCCAGCAGGCCGGCGCGCCGGTCATCACGGCGACCGAGATGCTCGACTCGATGGTCCACGCCCGCAGGCCCACCCGCGCGGAGGCCTCCGACGTGGCGAACGCCGTGCTGGACGGCACCGACGCGGTGATGCTGTCGGGCGAGACCGCCATCGGCGACAATCCGGTCCGGGTCGTGGAGACGATGGACCGCATCGTCAGGGAAGTCGAAGAGAGCGACGAGTACGACGAAATCCGCGAGCAGCGCGTCCCTTCGGCCGAGGACGCCCGGACCGACGCGCTCGCGCGGTCGGCGCGCTACCTCGCCCGCGACATCGGCGCGTCGGCCATCGTCGCGGCCAGCGAATCCGGGTACACCGCGCTCAAGATATCGAAGTTCCGACCCCAAGTCCCCGTGGTGGCGACCACGCCCAACGACGACGTGCGCCGCCAACTCGCGCTCGCGTGGGGCGTCAACGCCCAGTACACGCCCGTCGCGGAGGGCGTGGACACCATCATCGAGGACGCCGTGCAGGCCGCGCTCGACGCGGGCGTGGCCGACAGCGGCGACACCGTCGTCGTCGTCTCGGGCATGATGTCGGAACTAGAGGACACCAGTACGACCAACATGCTCAAGGTCCACGTCGCGGCCGAGACCATCGCGACCGGCCGGAGCGTGGTCCGAGGTCGAATCGCCGGACCGGTCGCGCGCACCGAGAACGGCGACCTCTCGGCGGTCGCCGAGGGGTCGATTCTGGCCCTCGACCCCGAGTTCGACGGCGAGTTCACGGGCGACCCCTCGAAACTCCTCGGCATCGTGGACGCCCGGCCCGGGATGACGGGCTATCCCGCGATGATAGCCCGCGAACTCGACATCCCGATGGTGAGCGGTGCGCCACTCGACCCCACCATCCGGAACGGCGACGTGGTGACCCTCGACGCCGAGCGTGGCGTCGTCTACGACGGCGACGTAACCCACGCCGAGCGACCGTAAATCGCACTACGCATCCACGGACGGTATCCGCCG encodes:
- a CDS encoding DUF371 domain-containing protein, encoding MDEVLHARGHENVSAAHASTFEVTTDDYLTPAGDCILGIEADRAPADFDDEFVAACQNADATITATFEAAGHTETVVGRGHPDLEFESDRSAVGRTSDYVDDRTILVGAEFAAEGFDRDLVAALADGAELTVTLSVTREN
- a CDS encoding coiled-coil protein — its product is MVSVTEEELQNKSKGELIKLAGQLRDRRNELNQKASKRASKRDDLNAKTREKVDEAQEHREKRDELNEQVQEHKEKRNELNAKANELFDEVEQKKSDLELNEGKDIEELESEIEDLEFKQQTEVLSTEEERELIEKIEAKREKLQDRKEKLNDSEDLEGLVEEAEEVRAEASRHHEKVTELADKAQEHHNQMIEAYREADEIRDEADEMHESFVEAQEAADQHHEDFVRVQKRLRELDKQEEEERKTEKEKEREEAKEEAEEIYQQFKDGETLDTEDLMKLQKTGLL
- the nth gene encoding endonuclease III yields the protein MPENSEPAENISGGEAEVSSPAEFASGEAATRAEAVVDRLGDLYWQKTYGGRDAFECLVRTILSQNTSDVASQPAHDALTERYGGADDGNGASDADGTGDGDDAADLAAALADADHDELADTIRSAGLYNRKADVLTTVAARVLDEYGSAAAFDAFVRERDPEEVRTALLDMDGVGPKTADCVLLFAGGRSGVFPVDTHVHRIYRRLGVAPADADHEAVRAVLEREVPDEKCGFGHTASIQFGREYCSARKPACLDGLDECPMSDLCDRVGVDTESDSVVDPADAD
- a CDS encoding PHP domain-containing protein — translated: MASETTITIDPHVHSEGSYDGHEPVELLLAQASDIGLDGIVVTDHDTIRESLRAAELAPEYGLVGVPGVEVSTAAGHLLAIGVEERPEPHRPLDETVAEIRDSGGVAVVPHPFQRTRHGVRKGRITDCDAIEVYNSWIFTGYRNRRARQFAARNDYPGVAASDAHSAKYLGRAYTELTVEGASSKADIDRDHVVRAFTDGDAEIHGHRQPLYRSVRHYALGAGRKVGHGVAGSVPSFARF
- a CDS encoding GYD domain-containing protein, coding for MPQYASLVDVRTDFQNAQELTSVWGDIRSDLEDQHADLKHTYAILGEYDFLVVMEAPDRNAAYQAGVALERHGLDAQTMEIIPTEELAEVVDDL
- the pyk gene encoding pyruvate kinase, producing the protein MRNAKIVCTLGPASDSRRTIRELAEAGMTLARLNASHGTREDRAELIDHVRTVDETTTNPLAVMVDLQGPEIRTAEVEEPIHLETGSTVRFVAGDTATPEEVGLSYSITNVEPGDKVLLDDGRIETTVEETDGETVLAHVESGGELSSRKGVNVPGVDLDLDVVTGKDRRDLELAAEKGADFVAASFVRSAEDVLEVSEVLEELGADIPIIAKIERRGAVENLDEIIGAAYGVMVARGDLGVECPLEDVPMIQKRIIRKCQQAGAPVITATEMLDSMVHARRPTRAEASDVANAVLDGTDAVMLSGETAIGDNPVRVVETMDRIVREVEESDEYDEIREQRVPSAEDARTDALARSARYLARDIGASAIVAASESGYTALKISKFRPQVPVVATTPNDDVRRQLALAWGVNAQYTPVAEGVDTIIEDAVQAALDAGVADSGDTVVVVSGMMSELEDTSTTNMLKVHVAAETIATGRSVVRGRIAGPVARTENGDLSAVAEGSILALDPEFDGEFTGDPSKLLGIVDARPGMTGYPAMIARELDIPMVSGAPLDPTIRNGDVVTLDAERGVVYDGDVTHAERP
- a CDS encoding hydrolase, which codes for MDLETDNELVVECRAPESYGGVYATDRVPDEQAVPGIWWAADLETHPETFVDTLSLTPRRTDDGAVIDAELAVEAGEALDERISLSVRPQGFRGGGVMERARIEADAGERAVVEKTLELRDPAYWWPAGHGPQHRYAVRAKLGDSERVVKTGLSEIRDAGDDGLVVNGQEVRGRGFSLLPTGDPTWDVERAANANANVVRAYGHVPPAEFYEAAAEAGLLVWQDLPISGAGESAGTDPDRATALAETLSSSVERHPCVAAFGVRADPTDHLAGVGPSRLARYKVRWRAWRANYDATADRELAKTFPDDTTVFPVSGAPGIDPDAAHVYPGWQYGDADDAEWVLDKYDCTGAVGAFGAGSLTAAEGHDAAGFDADAHDAYVAGNVETLGGDEATPVEASQTYQTRVLKHVTETLRRRGTGLLVADALRDADAGAGMGVLAADGSEKDGYEAMAASLEPVQVVLDGYPTHGSTRELTVINDTPEAVSGTVSWTAGDRTGGSDVEVEAYGRSRAGTLEVPDDARAVELSFGRADGAVQNIYPL